Below is a genomic region from Paenibacillus rhizovicinus.
TCACCGTAACGAACCCAGCAAGCGTTATTTGGCGGTTTTAGCGCCCATTTGAGTTCTAACGAACCGAGGAAAGCTTAATCAAGCGTAATCCATAGGAAATCGAGCAAAATGGCTGGGTCTGAACGGAATAGCGCGTGGACGATTCGTTAGAATTTCAACAGGCCGAAAAAACCAACAATAAGGGCTGTACGGTTCGTTAAATTATGAGGCCGGCGGGCTCGCACGTTCTTGGCGGCAGCTCCGTGTGTTTGCTCTTGGCGCACGGTCTTGGCGTAGCTCTTTGTGTTTGCTCTTGGCACACGATCTTGGCGTAGCTCTGTGTGTTCGCTCTTGCCGCATGTTCTTGGCGTTACCTCTTTTGCTATTTCCAGCGCTCGCACTTTCCCAGTAACGAGCGCCCATTTTCAAGAAAACAGCGCAGCGCCCCGCACATCATCTATGCGCCGACGGCGTCGCTCCGCTTCTCGCCTTTCTTGGCGATGGCCAGCGTGCCGGTTTCTTTATCCACTTCGCCGAACCCGTAATGCTTGTAGCCCGTCTGCGTGAACGCCCCCGCGGCATCGACGACGCCGTATTCCGTCCAGCCCGTCTCGCCGAAAATGCCGCTGTTGTAATACACGTAATCGCCGCTCGGCTTCGGCGCAGTCCCTACGCTTTCGGTCCAGCTCCGCTTCATGAAGCTGCGCAGCCGATCCTCCTTGTTCCCGGACAATCGGCCCTCCCACGTCACGACCGCCTTAGCATCCTTGATTTCAACCAGTTCCGCTAGATCCCCTTCGATCTGAATGAAGCGAAGCGCTTCTCCCTCGCGGAACAGTACCGTCATGCCGTCTGCCTCTCCCACGTTGCGTGCGACCATCGGTTTAATCGCATACTGCGGATCATAACCGAGGCTGACCGCATTGATGCGCGCTTCCGCGAGGTCTCCGTTGTACAGCGTATCGATCTTCTGCTTGCCGAGCGTCGATGCGATGAAGACCGCATTGTCGTGCCAATCGGCGGCATACCCGAACTGGGTAGCCAGAAAACGCAGCGGCACGTAGGCGCGGCCGCCGTGCAGCTTCATCGGCGAGTCCAGCCGATCCGTCGC
It encodes:
- a CDS encoding stalk domain-containing protein, whose protein sequence is MNKKFTAVMVAASVMAGAFFVSPGAGRTYADAASPAIRIDVMGKTVQADAAPLVDHGRVLVPLRAVTEAFGANVQWDAKTNTATVRKWNVTVRFTAFSGVAVVYREQPGGVSQATDRLDSPMKLHGGRAYVPLRFLATQFGYAADWHDNAVFIASTLGKQKIDTLYNGDLAEARINAVSLGYDPQYAIKPMVARNVGEADGMTVLFREGEALRFIQIEGDLAELVEIKDAKAVVTWEGRLSGNKEDRLRSFMKRSWTESVGTAPKPSGDYVYYNSGIFGETGWTEYGVVDAAGAFTQTGYKHYGFGEVDKETGTLAIAKKGEKRSDAVGA